TTTCGGCACAAACCCGGCATCTTGACAGATACCTATTACGGTGTCATAGTACAATGGACTGTAATCCTGGGAAAAAAGAATGAATTCCTCCTCAGCCACTTGATGCATCCCTTTAAAACGGCCATGGTCCAGATGGTGGTCCTTTGGTAGCACCAGGGAGAAGGTATCCGTAAATACCGGTTTCAGACAAATTCCTTTGGGAACCCTTGCCAAGCGCACAAAACCTAAATCCAATTGGTCCTTTAAAATGGCATTGACCTGGGACCTGTTTGATAGTTCCTCCAAACTGGTATGGATACCGGGATAGTGCTGTTGCAATTCCAGTAGTAACCTGGGGACCACATTTTGCATGGCGGAGCCTAAAAACCCTATTCGAATTTCCCCTAGTTGGCCTTCTCCAATAAGTTTCACCTGTTTTTTGACATTCCTAAGATGGTTCAATAGATATCCCACTTCTTTTTTCAGAAACTCCCCGGCAGGCGTAAGCCTTACCTTCTTTTTATCCCGTATGAACAAGGCCGTGCCCAATAGTTCTTCCATTTGCTTTATCTGCGTACTTAATCCAGGTTGGGAAATAAACAGTTTTTCCGCAGCTTTTCTAAAATGCAGTTCCTCAGCGACCATGGAAAAATAGGTTAAGTGACGCAGTTCTATTTGATAATTTTCAGTTATCATATGCCTAATTAATATGTATTGGTGATTATCAAAATTATCAAATAATTTTAGGTAGGTAAATAAAAGCATATGAGTCCCTTTTTATACGGTGAGAATTACCTAACGGCTACCAAGGCACTTGCCCTTTCCCGTAATGTCCTAAAGGCGGAGCTGTCGCCAAAAACCAGGAAACGGGTTGAAAAAAGTGCGCAGAACGTGGCCGCAATGGTTGAACTGGGAACCCCGGTTTACGGAATCAATACCGGTTTTGGTCCGTTGTGCACCACGTCCATTTCAAAAGAGGAGACCAAAATTTTGCAATCCAACATTTTACAAAGCCATAGCGTTGGTGTTGGGACGCCCATCAAAAAGGAATTGGCCAAATTAATGTTGGTCCTTAAGATCCATGCCCTGGCCAAAGGGCACTCAGGAATCCAATTGTCCACTTTGGAGCGCCTGATCTGGCACATGGAAAATGATGCCATCCCAGTAGTTCCTTCACAGGGCTCCGTAGGTGCTTCCGGAGATCTGGCCCCGCTTTCACATCTGTTCCTGCCTTTGCTTGGTTTAGGAAAAGTGATGTATAAAAATGAAACCATCCCAACCTCCCTGCTTTTCGAAAAAACCGGACTGGGTCCTTTGGAACTTGGTCCCAAGGAAGGATTGGCACTTATAAACGGCACCCAATTTATTTTGGCACATGCCGTGAGCGTACTGGAGAAATTCCACAATTGCCTAAGACAGGCAGATATTATCGGTGCCATGATGTTGGAAGGGCTGCAAGGTTCCATAAGTCCCTTTGATAAAAAACTGCACGAATTACGCCCTTATAAAGGAAGTCAGCATGTGGCCGGAAGAATACGGACATTGTTGAAGGGTTCAGAAATCCTCGAGGATCACATGGATTGTGACCGGGTCCAGGATCCTTATTCCCTACGTTGCATTCCCCAGGTACACGGTGCTTCCAGAAATACATGGCTGCATGTAAAGGAGCTCATTGAAATTGAATTGAACTCAGTCACCGATAATCCCATTATCATGGATCAATATCAGGCCATAAGTGGAGGTAATTTTCATGGACAGCCATTGGCCATGGCATTGGATTATGCCGCATTGGCGGCTTCAGAATTGGGGAGTATTTCGGACAGAAGGATCTATTTGGCTTTGGAGGGAAGCCCAGGTGTTCCCCAACTGTTAATGAAGGATACGGGAATCAATTCAGGATATATGATCTTGCAGTATACCGCCGCCGCCCTTGCCAGTGAAAACAAAAGCCTCTGTTTTCCCGCAAGCGCCGATAGTATCCCAACATCACTGGGGCAAGAGGACCATGTAAGTATGGGATCGATAAGTGGTAGAAAGGCTTTGCAGATCCTTACCAATGTTGAAAAAATATTGGCCATTGAACTATTGACGGCAGCGCAGGCCTTTGAATTTAGAAAGCCGCTGAAATCAGGTATCTTATTGGACGAAGTGCACAAATTCCTGAGAACGAAAGTTCCTTTTGCTGAAAAAGACAGGGTATTTGCCAATGATATTGAAACTGCAATAGGGTTGATACAGTCCGGGGAAATCCCGAAATTGATAGACGATGTAATGCTTAAGCACAATATTGTTTGGGAAACTCTGCATCGTGAAGTATTTGAAACGTTTTAACATGTCTGGACATAAACTTATTGGCCCATTTACACAGTTACTACCGTTATCCGGATTGGCTCTGAAAGGTTCGCTTAGGGATGAGCAATTACAACCCATTTCCAATGGGGGCATTTTGGTCTCGGAAGGAAAAATTCGGAAAATAGGTATATTTCAAAGTTTGGAGGCCGAAGCCGAAAACATTGAACGGATTGAACATAAAAGCATATGCCTCCCTGGATTTATCGATGCCCATACCCATATTTGTTTTGGGGGATCCAGGGCCAATGATTATGCCATGCGCAATTCGGGAAAGGGTTATCTGGAAATTGCCAAAGCCGGGGGAGGCATCTGGGATACCGTAACAAAGACCAGGGACGCATCAGAGGAAACATTGATACGTGGAATAATCAAACGTTGCACAAGTCATTTACACCTTGGCGTTACCACTCTTGAAGTTAAAAGTGGTTATGGCCTTTCGGTCAATGAAGAGCTCAAAATGCTAAGGGCCATTAAAAGAGCTTCAGAATTGGTTGTACAGGATATCATTGTTACCTGCCTGGCTGCGCATATGAAACCCAAGGATTGGGTTGGGCCACCTGTTTTGTATTTGGAGGAAATCGCAAACAAGTTATTTCCCGTGTTACAGTCAGAAAAATTGTCCAACCGAATTGATGCTTTTATCGAGGAGAGTGCATTTTCATCAAATGAAATAAAATCCTATTTCTCAAAGGCAAAAGGAATGGGATTTGATATTGTGGTTCATGCAGACCAATTTACAACTGGTGGAAGTCAGGTTGCTGTTGATTTTGGGGCCATAAGTGCGGACCATCTGGAGGCCAGTACCGAGCAGGAAATTAAAATGCTGGCGAAAAGTAGTGTCATTGCCATGGCGCTTCCCGGTGCCTCAATAGGTTTGGGGTGTTCGTTTACCCCTGCACGAAAAATCCTGGATATGGGAGGGGCCCTGGCCATAGCAAGCGATCATAACCCGGGATCGGCCCCAATGGGCAATTTATTGACCCAAGCCTGTATTTTGGGAACCTTTGAAAAACTGTCCAATGCCGAAGTTTTGGCCGGAATTACGTTTAGGGCAGCAGCAGCCTTAAACTTAAAGGACAGGGGAAGTCTGGAGGTAGGGAAAAAAGCCGATTTTGTCATTTTTCCCACGGACAATTACCAGGAGGTTACCTACCATCAAGGGCAATTAAAACCCCACGGGGTATGGAAAAATGGAACTAGAGTATTTTAATTATGCAAACAGCATTGTCAACGGAATTCAAAAAACAAATCCTTCAAGGTATTCCCACGGAATTACCTCCGAAAAGGCCATATCCCAAAGGTGGTAATCCCGCTCCCAAACGAAAGGATATCCTTTCCCCCGAAGAGAAAAAATTAGCTATCCGAAATGCCCTCCGTTACTTTCCCAAAGCATGGCATCCCGAGTTGGCCCAAGAGTTCGCGGCGGAACTGACCGCATTTGGCAGGATCTATATGTTCCGTTTCAAACCCGGTTATCCCATGTTTGCCCGACCTATTGGGGAGTATCCGGCAAAAAACCGGCAAGCGGCAGCCATCATGCTTATGATCCAGAACAATCTGGATCCCGCAATTGCCCAACATCCGGAGGAATTGATTACCTATGGCGGTAATGGTGCAGTGTTCCAAAACTGGGCACAATACCTCCTTACCATGAAATATTTGGCCGAAATGACCGATACACAAACCCTCCATATGTATTCGGGACATCCAATGGGCCTTTTTCCGTCCTCAAAAGAAGCACCTCGTGTAGTAGTTACCAATGGAATGATGATCCCTAATTATTCCAAGTCGGATGATTGGGAAAAATTCAACGCCCTGGGCGTAACCCAGTACGGACAAATGACGGCGGGTTCTTATATGTATATAGGCCCCCAGGGAATTGTACATGGCACTACAATTACCGTAATGAACGCCTTTAGAAAAGTCTTAAAAGCAGGGGAATCCACTGAGGGAAAAATATTCCTGACCGCAGGCCTCGGAGGAATGAGCGGTGCACAACCCAAGGCCGGTACCATTGCGAAATGCATTACCGTTTGCGCGGAAGTAAATCCAAATGCGGCACAAAAAAGACATGAACAAGGATGGGTGGATGAGCTTATCGATGACATTGAACGTCTTATTCTTAGGGTAAAAAAAGCCATTGTTCAAAAAGAGGTCATTTCCATTGCTTATGTGGGCAACGTGGTTGAAGTATGGGAAGCCTTTGCTCGGGCGAACATTTTTGTGCATTTGGGTTCCGATCAGACCTCCCTGCACAATCCATGGGCCGGAGGCTATTATCCCATTGGTCTTTCGTTTGAGGAAGCCAATGCGCTTATGGTGGAAAACCCCAAGCGTTTCAAGGAAAAGGTTCAAGAGTCTTTACGAAGACAGGTAAATGCCATCAATTGGCACGTGTCCAAAGGGACCTATTTTTTTGATTACGGAAATGCTTTTTTGTTGGAAGCCTCCAGGGCCAATGCCAATGTTATGGCGGAAAATGGAACCGATTTTAGATATCCATCCTATGTACAGGACATTCTGGGGCCCATGTGTTTTGATTATGGTTTCGGTCCCTTCCGGTGGGTGTGTACCTCAGGCAAGGCGGAAGATCTGAAAAAGACCGACACCATTGCCCTGGAAGTCATGAGGAAAATCAAAACCCGTTCCCCAAAGGAAATCCAGCAGCAAATGCAGGACAATATCATTTGGATAGAAGAGGCGGATAAAAATAAGTTGGTGGTTGGCTCCCAGGCCCGAATACTGTATGCCGATGCCGAAGGAAGGCTAAAAATCGCTGAAGCCTTCAATGATGCCATTGCCAAAGGGACCATTTCAGCTCCCGTGGTATTGGGTCGCGATCACCACGATGTCAGTGGAACGGACTCTCCATTTAGGGAGACCAGCAATATTTATGATGGAAGTAGGTTTACCGCAGATATGGCCATTCATAACGTAATAGGTGATAGTTTTAGGGGTGCCACCTGGGTTTCCATCCATAATGGCGGCGGTGTAGGATGGGGCGAAGTCATCAATGGTGGATTTGGATTGGTACTTGACGGGACCCAGGAAACTTTGGAAAGGTTGCGCAACATGCTGTTCTATGATGTGAACAATGGTATTGCAAGGCGGAGTTGGGCAAGAAATGACGAAGCCCTATTCGCCATAAAACGGGAAATGCGGCGTACACCACAACTTAAGGTCACTTTACCAAATTTTGTTGATGATCAACTGTTGGATGATTTAATTTAGTTCCATGGCCAATTATCTCTCCCCCAAAAAAAAGCTATGGACCGGCAGAAGCTCGGAAAACGATCTTTATCTGCACGAAAAAGTCCGTTGCCTTCCCTTTACCAAAGTTCCATCCGTTAAGGACCAATTTGCCATTTTAGGATATTGCTGCGATGAGGGCGTTCGGCTCAATCACGGGCGAACAGGGGCCAAAAATGGCCCTGAAGCGATTAGAAAGGCCCTGGGAAAAATGCCCAATCATTTAAAGGCTGGGCAATACGTAACGGATGTAGGCGATATCGTTTGCCATACGGATGGTTTGGAAAACGCACAACACACGTTGGGTGAAAGCGTGGCGGAACTTCTTGAAAAGCATACTTTTCCAATAGTACTGGGTGGTGGACATGATATTGCCTATGGGCATTACAATGGCATTAAAAAATACCTGCTTTCCAAAAACAAAAGGCCGTCCATTGGAATCATCAACCTTGATGCCCATTTTGATTTAAGAAATGATGTCAATGGACCCACTTCCGGAACTCCTTTTTTTCAAATTGCGAATGAAAACGAACCCTTTAATTATTTGTGCCTGGGCATTCGGAAAGACGCCAATGACAAACAGTTGTTTCAACTGGCGGAAGAGTTGGGGGTCACTTATGTCCTTAGAAACACCTTTCGTATACAGTTTGTAAAAGAAATCAATACATGGATCCGTGCCTTTATGGCTAAGGTGGATTACATTTACCTAACCATTGACCTCGATGGTTTTTCATCTGCATATGCGCCCGGTGTGAGTGCACCTTCGCCACTGGGTTTTTCACCTGACGTAGTCTTGGAAAGTTTGGAAACCATTACCTCATCCGGCAAGTTGATCAGTATGGACATTGCGGAAATGAACCCAAAATATGATGTGGATGGCTTAACCGCAAAACTGGCGGCTTCATTGGTTCACCACATCATTCATTCCGAATTTCCATAAATAAAAAAAGCCTCCCAGAAGGAAAGCCTTTCATTGGTTAACGTCTTTCGACCTAACACAATCCGCCCATAGCGGATTCAACACAACTCCGCAAAGATATGGAAAGAATTAAATTCAACGGTTTTTTTCCCAAATTAAAGCTGCAGCACCACAAATGGCAGCAGTTTTACCTTCCATTCCCGACTCCAATATCTTGACCTTTCCCTTATAGACCTGCAATAAGTATTCATTGAAATATTTATCCAGTGGTTCAAGGATCCATTTTCCGCTATTCACCAGTCCGCCCATTAAAATAAAAGCTTCCGGTTGGGTAAAGGCGGTAAAATTTGCCAGGGCCAGGGCCATCATTCGCGCGGTATAATCAAAGGCTCTCAAGGCAATGGTGTCACCCTC
The sequence above is a segment of the Muricauda sp. SCSIO 64092 genome. Coding sequences within it:
- the hutG gene encoding formimidoylglutamase, whose protein sequence is MANYLSPKKKLWTGRSSENDLYLHEKVRCLPFTKVPSVKDQFAILGYCCDEGVRLNHGRTGAKNGPEAIRKALGKMPNHLKAGQYVTDVGDIVCHTDGLENAQHTLGESVAELLEKHTFPIVLGGGHDIAYGHYNGIKKYLLSKNKRPSIGIINLDAHFDLRNDVNGPTSGTPFFQIANENEPFNYLCLGIRKDANDKQLFQLAEELGVTYVLRNTFRIQFVKEINTWIRAFMAKVDYIYLTIDLDGFSSAYAPGVSAPSPLGFSPDVVLESLETITSSGKLISMDIAEMNPKYDVDGLTAKLAASLVHHIIHSEFP
- a CDS encoding urocanate hydratase, whose product is MQTALSTEFKKQILQGIPTELPPKRPYPKGGNPAPKRKDILSPEEKKLAIRNALRYFPKAWHPELAQEFAAELTAFGRIYMFRFKPGYPMFARPIGEYPAKNRQAAAIMLMIQNNLDPAIAQHPEELITYGGNGAVFQNWAQYLLTMKYLAEMTDTQTLHMYSGHPMGLFPSSKEAPRVVVTNGMMIPNYSKSDDWEKFNALGVTQYGQMTAGSYMYIGPQGIVHGTTITVMNAFRKVLKAGESTEGKIFLTAGLGGMSGAQPKAGTIAKCITVCAEVNPNAAQKRHEQGWVDELIDDIERLILRVKKAIVQKEVISIAYVGNVVEVWEAFARANIFVHLGSDQTSLHNPWAGGYYPIGLSFEEANALMVENPKRFKEKVQESLRRQVNAINWHVSKGTYFFDYGNAFLLEASRANANVMAENGTDFRYPSYVQDILGPMCFDYGFGPFRWVCTSGKAEDLKKTDTIALEVMRKIKTRSPKEIQQQMQDNIIWIEEADKNKLVVGSQARILYADAEGRLKIAEAFNDAIAKGTISAPVVLGRDHHDVSGTDSPFRETSNIYDGSRFTADMAIHNVIGDSFRGATWVSIHNGGGVGWGEVINGGFGLVLDGTQETLERLRNMLFYDVNNGIARRSWARNDEALFAIKREMRRTPQLKVTLPNFVDDQLLDDLI
- a CDS encoding LysR family transcriptional regulator, with the protein product MITENYQIELRHLTYFSMVAEELHFRKAAEKLFISQPGLSTQIKQMEELLGTALFIRDKKKVRLTPAGEFLKKEVGYLLNHLRNVKKQVKLIGEGQLGEIRIGFLGSAMQNVVPRLLLELQQHYPGIHTSLEELSNRSQVNAILKDQLDLGFVRLARVPKGICLKPVFTDTFSLVLPKDHHLDHGRFKGMHQVAEEEFILFSQDYSPLYYDTVIGICQDAGFVPKVSHKSVHAQTIFTLVENKLGIAIVPTSLQHGFQMDVKFIELNKIGQRAVLSMIWKADNRNPVLHYGLKLLLDKLKYRN
- the hutI gene encoding imidazolonepropionase, with the protein product MSGHKLIGPFTQLLPLSGLALKGSLRDEQLQPISNGGILVSEGKIRKIGIFQSLEAEAENIERIEHKSICLPGFIDAHTHICFGGSRANDYAMRNSGKGYLEIAKAGGGIWDTVTKTRDASEETLIRGIIKRCTSHLHLGVTTLEVKSGYGLSVNEELKMLRAIKRASELVVQDIIVTCLAAHMKPKDWVGPPVLYLEEIANKLFPVLQSEKLSNRIDAFIEESAFSSNEIKSYFSKAKGMGFDIVVHADQFTTGGSQVAVDFGAISADHLEASTEQEIKMLAKSSVIAMALPGASIGLGCSFTPARKILDMGGALAIASDHNPGSAPMGNLLTQACILGTFEKLSNAEVLAGITFRAAAALNLKDRGSLEVGKKADFVIFPTDNYQEVTYHQGQLKPHGVWKNGTRVF
- the hutH gene encoding histidine ammonia-lyase, translated to MSPFLYGENYLTATKALALSRNVLKAELSPKTRKRVEKSAQNVAAMVELGTPVYGINTGFGPLCTTSISKEETKILQSNILQSHSVGVGTPIKKELAKLMLVLKIHALAKGHSGIQLSTLERLIWHMENDAIPVVPSQGSVGASGDLAPLSHLFLPLLGLGKVMYKNETIPTSLLFEKTGLGPLELGPKEGLALINGTQFILAHAVSVLEKFHNCLRQADIIGAMMLEGLQGSISPFDKKLHELRPYKGSQHVAGRIRTLLKGSEILEDHMDCDRVQDPYSLRCIPQVHGASRNTWLHVKELIEIELNSVTDNPIIMDQYQAISGGNFHGQPLAMALDYAALAASELGSISDRRIYLALEGSPGVPQLLMKDTGINSGYMILQYTAAALASENKSLCFPASADSIPTSLGQEDHVSMGSISGRKALQILTNVEKILAIELLTAAQAFEFRKPLKSGILLDEVHKFLRTKVPFAEKDRVFANDIETAIGLIQSGEIPKLIDDVMLKHNIVWETLHREVFETF